The following proteins are encoded in a genomic region of Opisthocomus hoazin isolate bOpiHoa1 chromosome 4, bOpiHoa1.hap1, whole genome shotgun sequence:
- the LOC104339331 gene encoding uncharacterized protein LOC104339331 isoform X1 gives MSLVKTPPSSSQGPLPRQAPSPRNLHSREEGDCECPWRRDLRGAPGPRMSVTFEDVAIYFSPEEWAELAGWQRRLYREVMLENYQAVASLGWPTTKPEIICKMEREDMQCMPDPLSAQRMHQTPFAAGGPGVRREGEEVLEELLAPSALVLGMPKPGGSQEVLLGCSLFHPLPASGRMEKTPATCPECGKSFKSQTTLTKHKRRHTIGQPFSCTDCGKRFTSRHDLARHQRVHTGEKPFACSHCPKAFRERKDLIVHERIHTGERPFACAHCPKAFRDKKTFTVHQLVHSGEKPFACSYCGHRFSHKGHLVGHQRIHTGERPFACAHCPKAFKDKKTFTMHQRVHSGEKPFVCSYCSHRFSQKRHLVRHQRIHTGERPFACAHCPKAFKDRRNFAMHQRVHSGEKPFACSHCGHRYRRKSDLVIHQRIHTGERPFACTHCPKAFRERKTLTMHQRIHNGEHYACAHCPKAFLYRRTLTLHLWVHKGEKPFACSHCGHRFSHRSYLVRHQRIHTGEFPFVCAHCPKAFRFKNVLNAHQRIHTGEKPYKCGQCGKRFTRKVNLVSHQSIHTGERPFACAHCPKAFRSENVLTAHQRIHTGEKPYKCGQCGKSFIEKRNLVSHQSIHTGERPFACSHCPKAFRAKNVLNAHQRIHTGERPFACAHCPKAFRAKSVLNAHQRIHTGEKPYKCGQCGKSFIEKRNLVSHQRIHTGERPFACAHCPKAFRTKNVLTAHQRLHTGENPYKCGQCGKSFIEKRNLVNHQRIHTGERPFACAHCPKAFTSKSVLTAHQRIHTGEKPYKCGQCGKSFIEKRNLVNHQRIHTGERPFACAHCPKAFTSKSVLNAHQRIHTGEKPYKCGQCGKSYTHRSVLFRHQAAQGGCGVSFSGDIQDPPGQDPVQPTVGDPASAGGLD, from the exons ATGAGCCTGGTAAAAAccccaccctcgagcagccaagGTCCCCTACCAAGACAAGCCCCTTCCCCACGGAAcctgcacagcagagaggaaggagactgCGAGTGCCCGTGGAGACGAGACCTGCGCGGAGCACCGGGGCCGAGG atgtcggtgacgtttgaggacgtggccatctacttctcccccgaggagtgggcagagctggcgggctggcagcggcgactgtaccgggaggtgatgctggagaactaccaggcggtcgcctcgctgg gctggcccaccaccaagccagagatcatctgcaagatggagcgGGAAGACATGCAGTGCATGCCAGACCCTCTCAGTGCGCAGCGAATGcaccagactccttttgcag ctggtggccctggagtgaggagggagggtgAGGAAGTCCTTGAGGAGCTGTTAGCACCCAGTGCCCTGGTCCTGGGGATGCCCAAGccgggtgggagccaggaggtccTGTTGGGCTGCTCCCTGTTCCATCCCCTCCCGGCCTCTGGTCGGATGGAGAAGACCCCTGCCACGTGCCCCgagtgcggcaagagcttcaagagccaaACTACGCTGACCAAGCACAAGCGGAGGCACACAATCGGGCAGCCCTTTAGCTGCACTGACTGTGGCAAGCGGTTCACCTCCAGGCATGACCTGGCCAGGCACCAGCGTGTGCACACCGGTGAGAAGCCCTTCGCCTGcagccactgccccaaggccttcagggaaaggAAGGATCTCATCGTCCAcgagcgcatccacacaggggagcgtccttttgcttgtgcgcactgccccaaggccttcagggacaagAAGACCTTCACTGTGCACCAGTTGGTCCACAGCGgcgagaagccctttgcctgcagctaCTGTGGCCACCGCTTCAGCCATAAGGGCCACCTGGTCGgacaccagcgcatccacactggggagcgtccttttgcttgtgcgcactgccccaaggccttcaaggaCAAGAAGACCTTCACCATGCACCAGCGGGTCCACAGCGGCGAGAAGCCCTTTGTCTGCAGCTACTGTAGCCACCGCTTCAGCCAGAAGCGCCACCTGGTCagacaccagcgcatccacactggggagcgtccttttgcttgtgcgcactgccccaaggccttcaaggaCAGGAGGAACTTCGCCATGCACCAGCGGGTCCACAGTGgcgagaagccctttgcctgcagccactgtggccaCCGCTACAGGCGGAAGAGTgaccttgtcatccaccagcgcatccacaccggagagcgtccctttgcctgcacccattgccccaaggccttcagggaaaggAAGACCTTGACCATGCACCAGCGAATCCATAATGGCGAGCACtatgcctgcgcccactgccccaaggccttcctGTATAGGAGGACCCTCACCCTCCACCTGTGGGTCCACAAAGgagagaagccctttgcctgcagccactgtggccaTCGCTTCAGTCACAGGAGCTACCTGGTGaggcaccagcgcatccacaccggggagttCCCCTTTgtctgcgcccactgccccaaggccttcagattcaagaatgtcctcaatgcccaccagcgcatccacacgggtgagaagccctacaagtgtggtcagtgtggcaagaggttCACACGGAAGGtcaacctggtcagccaccagagcatccacaccggggagcgcccctttgcctgtgcccactgccccaaggccttcagatctgagaatgtcctcactgcccaccagcgcatccacacaggtgagaagccctacaagtgtggtcagtgtggcaagagcttcatcgagaagcgcaacctggtcagccaccagagcatccacaccggggagcgcccctttgcctgctcccactgccccaaggccttcagagccAAGAATGtcctcaatgcccaccagcgcatccacaccggggagcgcccctttgcctgtgcccactgccccaaggccttcagagccAAGAGTGtcctcaatgcccaccagcgcatccacacgggtgagaagccctacaagtgtggtcagtgtggcaagagcttcattgagaagcgcaacctggtcagccaccagcgcatccacaccggggagcgcccctttgcctgtgcccactgccccaaggccttcagaaccaagaatgtcctcactgcccaccagcgcctccacacaggtgagaacccctacaagtgtggtcagtgtggcaagagcttcatcgagaagcgcaacctggtgaaccaccagcgcatccacaccggggagcgcccctttgcctgtgcccactgccccaaggccttcacatccaagagtgtcctcactgcccaccagcgcatccacacaggtgagaagccctacaagtgtggtcagtgtggcaagagcttcatcgagaagcgcaacctggtcaaccaccagcgcatccacaccggggagcgcccctttgcctgtgcccactgccccaaggccttcacatccaagagtgtcctcaatgcccaccagcgcatccacacgggtgagaagccctacaagtgtggtcagtgtggcaagagctacaCCCACAGGAGCGTCCTCTTCAGacatcaggctgcccagggaggttgtggagtctccttctctggagatattcaagacccgcctggacaagatcctgtgcagcctactgtaggtgaccctgcttcggcaggggggttggactag
- the LOC104339331 gene encoding uncharacterized protein LOC104339331 isoform X3 encodes MSVTFEDVAIYFSPEEWAELAGWQRRLYREVMLENYQAVASLGWPTTKPEIICKMEREDMQCMPDPLSAQRMHQTPFAAAGGPGVRREGEEVLEELLAPSALVLGMPKPGGSQEVLLGCSLFHPLPASGRMEKTPATCPECGKSFKSQTTLTKHKRRHTIGQPFSCTDCGKRFTSRHDLARHQRVHTGEKPFACSHCPKAFRERKDLIVHERIHTGERPFACAHCPKAFRDKKTFTVHQLVHSGEKPFACSYCGHRFSHKGHLVGHQRIHTGERPFACAHCPKAFKDKKTFTMHQRVHSGEKPFVCSYCSHRFSQKRHLVRHQRIHTGERPFACAHCPKAFKDRRNFAMHQRVHSGEKPFACSHCGHRYRRKSDLVIHQRIHTGERPFACTHCPKAFRERKTLTMHQRIHNGEHYACAHCPKAFLYRRTLTLHLWVHKGEKPFACSHCGHRFSHRSYLVRHQRIHTGEFPFVCAHCPKAFRFKNVLNAHQRIHTGEKPYKCGQCGKRFTRKVNLVSHQSIHTGERPFACAHCPKAFRSENVLTAHQRIHTGEKPYKCGQCGKSFIEKRNLVSHQSIHTGERPFACSHCPKAFRAKNVLNAHQRIHTGERPFACAHCPKAFRAKSVLNAHQRIHTGEKPYKCGQCGKSFIEKRNLVSHQRIHTGERPFACAHCPKAFRTKNVLTAHQRLHTGENPYKCGQCGKSFIEKRNLVNHQRIHTGERPFACAHCPKAFTSKSVLTAHQRIHTGEKPYKCGQCGKSFIEKRNLVNHQRIHTGERPFACAHCPKAFTSKSVLNAHQRIHTGEKPYKCGQCGKSYTHRSVLFRHQAAQGGCGVSFSGDIQDPPGQDPVQPTVGDPASAGGLD; translated from the exons atgtcggtgacgtttgaggacgtggccatctacttctcccccgaggagtgggcagagctggcgggctggcagcggcgactgtaccgggaggtgatgctggagaactaccaggcggtcgcctcgctgg gctggcccaccaccaagccagagatcatctgcaagatggagcgGGAAGACATGCAGTGCATGCCAGACCCTCTCAGTGCGCAGCGAATGcaccagactccttttgcag cagctggtggccctggagtgaggagggagggtgAGGAAGTCCTTGAGGAGCTGTTAGCACCCAGTGCCCTGGTCCTGGGGATGCCCAAGccgggtgggagccaggaggtccTGTTGGGCTGCTCCCTGTTCCATCCCCTCCCGGCCTCTGGTCGGATGGAGAAGACCCCTGCCACGTGCCCCgagtgcggcaagagcttcaagagccaaACTACGCTGACCAAGCACAAGCGGAGGCACACAATCGGGCAGCCCTTTAGCTGCACTGACTGTGGCAAGCGGTTCACCTCCAGGCATGACCTGGCCAGGCACCAGCGTGTGCACACCGGTGAGAAGCCCTTCGCCTGcagccactgccccaaggccttcagggaaaggAAGGATCTCATCGTCCAcgagcgcatccacacaggggagcgtccttttgcttgtgcgcactgccccaaggccttcagggacaagAAGACCTTCACTGTGCACCAGTTGGTCCACAGCGgcgagaagccctttgcctgcagctaCTGTGGCCACCGCTTCAGCCATAAGGGCCACCTGGTCGgacaccagcgcatccacactggggagcgtccttttgcttgtgcgcactgccccaaggccttcaaggaCAAGAAGACCTTCACCATGCACCAGCGGGTCCACAGCGGCGAGAAGCCCTTTGTCTGCAGCTACTGTAGCCACCGCTTCAGCCAGAAGCGCCACCTGGTCagacaccagcgcatccacactggggagcgtccttttgcttgtgcgcactgccccaaggccttcaaggaCAGGAGGAACTTCGCCATGCACCAGCGGGTCCACAGTGgcgagaagccctttgcctgcagccactgtggccaCCGCTACAGGCGGAAGAGTgaccttgtcatccaccagcgcatccacaccggagagcgtccctttgcctgcacccattgccccaaggccttcagggaaaggAAGACCTTGACCATGCACCAGCGAATCCATAATGGCGAGCACtatgcctgcgcccactgccccaaggccttcctGTATAGGAGGACCCTCACCCTCCACCTGTGGGTCCACAAAGgagagaagccctttgcctgcagccactgtggccaTCGCTTCAGTCACAGGAGCTACCTGGTGaggcaccagcgcatccacaccggggagttCCCCTTTgtctgcgcccactgccccaaggccttcagattcaagaatgtcctcaatgcccaccagcgcatccacacgggtgagaagccctacaagtgtggtcagtgtggcaagaggttCACACGGAAGGtcaacctggtcagccaccagagcatccacaccggggagcgcccctttgcctgtgcccactgccccaaggccttcagatctgagaatgtcctcactgcccaccagcgcatccacacaggtgagaagccctacaagtgtggtcagtgtggcaagagcttcatcgagaagcgcaacctggtcagccaccagagcatccacaccggggagcgcccctttgcctgctcccactgccccaaggccttcagagccAAGAATGtcctcaatgcccaccagcgcatccacaccggggagcgcccctttgcctgtgcccactgccccaaggccttcagagccAAGAGTGtcctcaatgcccaccagcgcatccacacgggtgagaagccctacaagtgtggtcagtgtggcaagagcttcattgagaagcgcaacctggtcagccaccagcgcatccacaccggggagcgcccctttgcctgtgcccactgccccaaggccttcagaaccaagaatgtcctcactgcccaccagcgcctccacacaggtgagaacccctacaagtgtggtcagtgtggcaagagcttcatcgagaagcgcaacctggtgaaccaccagcgcatccacaccggggagcgcccctttgcctgtgcccactgccccaaggccttcacatccaagagtgtcctcactgcccaccagcgcatccacacaggtgagaagccctacaagtgtggtcagtgtggcaagagcttcatcgagaagcgcaacctggtcaaccaccagcgcatccacaccggggagcgcccctttgcctgtgcccactgccccaaggccttcacatccaagagtgtcctcaatgcccaccagcgcatccacacgggtgagaagccctacaagtgtggtcagtgtggcaagagctacaCCCACAGGAGCGTCCTCTTCAGacatcaggctgcccagggaggttgtggagtctccttctctggagatattcaagacccgcctggacaagatcctgtgcagcctactgtaggtgaccctgcttcggcaggggggttggactag